A window of the Cutaneotrichosporon cavernicola HIS019 DNA, chromosome: 6 genome harbors these coding sequences:
- a CDS encoding uncharacterized protein (glycoside hydrolase family 16 protein) produces the protein MYHSVVLFAVLASIVQGATLPFMFRRAGLVSQPALAQRDADDSPASSQRLVRRRRQWGGDDGSWNADKWGWKGDGSKPSNSNNNAPTQSSTPPTENSGPWQHVDTIQGANFFDSKYWNWWQWDDPTHGDVRYVDSGVAWDNGLVSVNSAGRAIMRVETTEKVDRARMSVRIHNNRVWTGGMVMMDAVHMPVGCGTWPAWWQNGPNWPEGGEIDILEGVNAFTKNQVSLHSGRGCTMPNNLENNQLGKMTTGGFDSFDCSSANTGNQGCGVHDQSTQSYGDGFNEIGGGVYVLAWQKSGITAWFHPRYNIPADITNNNPNPANWGTPVAHFPSSSCSPYQFFYDHFNIFDTTLCGDWAGADSVWHQSGYAGQDRSCAAITGYNSCIDYVRNNGHAFNNAFWEVNYIKYFNSTELV, from the exons ATGTACCACTCGGTTGTTCTCTTCGCCGTCCTGGCCTCGATCGTCCAGGGCGCCACTCTCCCCTTCATGTTCCGCCGCGCCGGGTTGGTTTCTCAGCCagccctcgcccagcgtgacgccgacgacagccCTGCCTCTTCTCAGCGCCTggtgcgccgccgcaggCAGTGGGGCGGTGACGATGGAAGCTGGAACGCTGACAAGTGGGGCTGGAAGGGCGATGGTTCGAAGCccagcaacagcaacaacaacg CGCCAACCCAGTCGTCAACTCCACCTACCGAGAACTCTGGACCATGGCAGCACGTCGACACCATCCAGGGCGCCAACTTCTTCGACTCCAAGTACTGGAACTGGTGGCAGTGGGACGACCCGACCCACGGAGACGTGCGGTACGTCGACTCCGGCGTCGCATGGGACAACGGCCTCGTCTCGGTCAACTCGGCGGGCCGTGCAATCATGCGCGTCGAGACTACCGAAAAGGTTGATCGTGCACGCATGTCGGTCCGCATCCACAACAACCGCGTCTGGACGGGCGGCATGGTCATGATGGACGCCGTTCACATGCCCGTTGGATGCGGCACTTGGCCAGCCTGGTGGCAGAACGGACCCAACTGGcccgagggcggcgagatcGACATTCTCGAGGGTGTCAACGCCTTCACCAAGAACCAGGTTTCGCTGCACTCTGGCCGCGGGTGCACCATGCCCAACAACCTTGAGAACAACCAGCTCGGCAAGATGACGACTGGCGGCTTTGATTCGTTTGACTGCTCGTCGGCCAACACGGGAAACCAGGGCTGCGGCGTGCACGACCAGTCGACGCAGTCGTATGGTGACGGCTTCAACGAGATCGGTGGCGGCGTCTACGTCCTCGCCTGGCAGAAGTCGGGTATCACCGCCTGGTTCCACCCCCGTTACAACATCCCTGCCGACATTACGAAcaacaaccccaaccccgcgAACTGGGGCACTCCGGTGGCTCACTTCCCCTCGTCTTCGTGCAGCCCCTACCAGTTTTTCTACGACCACTTCAACATCTTTGACACGACGCTCTGTGGCGACTGGGCCGGTGCCGACTCTGTCTGGCACCAGTCCGGCTACGCCGGCCAGGACCGGAGCTGCGCGGCTATTACCGGCTACAACTCGTGCATCGACTATGTCCGCAACAACGGACACGCGTTCAACAACGCGTTCTGGGAGGTCAACTACATCAAGTACTTCAACTCGACCGAGCTTGTCTAA